The following nucleotide sequence is from Candidatus Hadarchaeales archaeon.
CTTTCCAGAATATCTGCCACCAGTTCATCCCTTTTTTCCTTGCATTTTCTATTTCTTTTCTCGGAACAGATTTGAGACCGGCCAGCAAGACCAACGCAGAGTAACCTGAGAACTGCCAGATTATCGGAATCAAAACTGAAGCGAGTATTGCGGATGAGCTTATCCAGTCGCGAGCAAAGAAACCCAATCTTATCGACCTCAGAAGTGAGTTTATCGCACCATCCGGCTGAAACATCCAAGACCATATGACCCCAGTCACAACGAGTGAGAATGCAAACGGAAGTAGGAAGATTATGGTGAATATTTTTATCCCCTTTACTCGCTGGTTGAGCAAAAATGCGAGAAATAGTCCTGCGGCAAGACAAAGCGGAATTGCGGAGAAGAGAATGAACGTGTTGAGAAGAGATCTCCCGAAGAGATCGCTTTTTATTACGGCAGAGTAGTTGCTGAGACCCACAAAATTGTACGAGGGAATCGCTCCCTTCCAATCGGTGAAGGAAATCACAACGTTCCAAGTGACCATTCCGTAAACGAAGTAGGCTGCCAGAACAAAGAGAACCAACACGGTTAGGAGTGTTGTTCTCTCCAAGAATCTCCCTCTATCAGACGATGTCCCACGATATCGTGTAGGTTCCGGAGCGTATCAGAGAAGCGATTGTTGATGCCGAAGCGCTCACATTCTGGAACTCCACAAACTCGCTTATCTTCGGGTGAAGGTCGTACAGGATTTCGTTCGGAATGGCTATCCCGTGAGTGAAGCTCGGATAAAACTTAGTCTGCGGATTCCTCAGAGCAGAAGCCGCGTTCCTCGCATAACTGTTGGTGTATATATTGTCTGGAACATCACGATAGGGGGAAACCGAACCTTTGACCGGGTTGAAGCTTGATTGAACCTCTAATGTCGTGTAAGAATAAACCCACCTTAGACCTCCAATCACATTACCTTTCTTCGGAACAACAAAACCGTCAACCACTAGACCAAACAAGTTTTCCGTTCCTGGCGCCAAAAAGATGTCGTACTGAACTCCAAGCGTCCATCCTCTCTGCTCGAAGTAAGCGTTGGCCCAATCGCCATGCACGTACATCGCAACACGACCGTTAAAGAGCTGACCGCAAGCCTCCGCCCAATTTCTAGCACGGTGATCATCTGGAACATAACTCAAATATCTTTTGAATAACTGGAGGATTGGCTCCAGCTCTTCCGCCGTAACCGTTCCGTTTATGAACTTCTCATAGGTTTGTAGGCTA
It contains:
- a CDS encoding sugar ABC transporter permease, yielding MERTTLLTVLVLFVLAAYFVYGMVTWNVVISFTDWKGAIPSYNFVGLSNYSAVIKSDLFGRSLLNTFILFSAIPLCLAAGLFLAFLLNQRVKGIKIFTIIFLLPFAFSLVVTGVIWSWMFQPDGAINSLLRSIRLGFFARDWISSSAILASVLIPIIWQFSGYSALVLLAGLKSVPRKEIENARKKGMNWWQIFWKVEFPRLRIPLLSCAVVIFVFVLKASFDLLWTMARGYPPGSYYTLPILVYVEAYQKMNVAYGAVIGNILVGIVLAIVLPYVWFSYRGHR